The Alkalibacter rhizosphaerae genomic sequence AAGAAATCACGTTTTTTGATGAGGTTCGAGGCCAGGTGACCATCAACAGCGATGAAGTGGACGATCAGGTTCTGATCAAATCCGACGGATTTCCCACGTATCATTTCGCCGTCGTGGTGGATGATCATCTGATGGGGATCACCCATGTCATTCGAGGAGAGGAATGGCTTCCTTCCACACCGAAGCACGTCCTCCTTTATCAGGCATTTGGGTGGGAGCAGCCAACCTACGTCCATTTGCCCAATATCCTCAATGCAGACAAGAAAAAACTGAGCAAACGTCAGGGAGATGTGGCCGTGGAAGATTTTCTGGCGAAAGGCTATCTGCCGGAAGCCCTGGTCAATTACATCGCTTTGTTGGGATGGAGCCCGGATACCAATGAAGAGATCTTTTCCATGGATGAACTGGTCCAGCACTTCGATTTGAAGCGGGTCAATAAATCGGGTGCCGTATTTGATGTGAAAAAACTTAAGTGGATGAATGGAGAATATATTCGAAAAATGCCCATGGATGTGCTGGTGGACAAAACTTTGCCGTACATGGTACAATCTGGATATGTTTCTGCGGAAGACGGTGAAAAGAACCGGGATCATTTGGAGAAGATCGTCGATACCTTCGTGGAAAAAATGGATACACTGGCGGACATCAAGGAAGAATTGGAAAACATATTCGTCTACCGCCTTGAAGAAAGTCCCGAGGTGGAAGAAATGCTTCAGCTGGACACCACATCCCTTCTTGTAAAGGCTGCGCTGAAAAAAATGGAAGACGCAGAGAATTTTGAACCGGATACTCTGAAAAAAATATTCAAGGAGATCCAGAAAGAAGAAGGAATCAAGGGCAAAAATCTTTTCATGCCAGCGCGGATCATTGCCACCGGACAGATGCACGGGGCAGACCTGATGAAGATCATGAGTATTTTGGGGAAAGAAGAAGTCATGGATCGGTTTCGCCGATTTATATAAATTTGACAGGAGGATCACGATGAACGTATTGGAAGAAGCAAAAAAACTGTTTCAAAACTGTGACGAACTACCTAGAGAGGCTGTTATTTTGAATCCGGAAGTCCGGGACATGTGTGAGAGCAACACGTGCGGGCAATATGGAAGAAACTGGGCCTGTCCACCGGCATTGGCACCCTTGGACGAGATCAAAGAGAAATTCGATAAATTTTCCAATTTCATCATGCTATCCCAAATCTATGAGTTGGAAGACAGCATGGATTTCGAAGGCATGACAGAAGGGATCAAAGATTTTCAGGAACGCCTGGTAAAGCTGAACAAAGAACTGAAAGGAAGTGGAACACCCTATTTGATCCTGGGTGCAGGAGGTTGCAGCTTGTGTGCAAAATGTACTTATCCGGAACAGCCTTGCAGAAGACCGGACGACATGATCATATCCCTGGAGGCCTATGGGATCGAAGTCATCAAAGTGATGAAGGACAACGGACTTAAATACAACAACGGACCCAACACCATGACCTACATGGGTGGCGTACTGTACTAAACCATCAAATAAAGAATCAAAATAGAAAATCCCCCTGTTTCGCAACTAAAACAGGGGGATTCGTTTATATGTTCGTCCACTATATGGAAAGAAAAGGTTTCTTCAAATACTCCTCGTACTCTTCCAGAATGACTTTCATCGTATCCGGTGCTGGTCCACCTATATTTTTTCTCTGATGGACACATGCTTCGATGGTGATGGCTTCATAGAGGCTTTCATCGAATTCCGAGGAGATCTCTTTCAGTTCTTCCATGGTAAGATCTTCAATGTTCTTTTCTTTTTCGATGCAAGTCAACACCAAATTGCCGATAATGGCGTGGGCTTCCCGGAAGGGGAGTCCTTTTTTTACCAGCCAGTCGGCGGCGTCTGTTGCATTGGTGAAGGCGGTCTTGGTACCCTGGTACATGGCGTCCTTGTCCACTTGCATGGTGTTGATCATGTCGGTGAAGACGGGCAGGCACATGGACAAGGTATTGACTGCATCGAAGATTGCTTCCTTGTCTTCCTGCATGTCTTTGTTGTAAGCCAGGGGGATCCCTTTCATGGTGGTGAGCAATCCCAGCAGGTGACCATAGACCCTGCCGGTCTTTCCACGGACCAATTCGGCGATGTCCGGATTTTTTTTCTGGGGCATGATGCTGCTTCCCGTGCTGTAGGCATCGTCCAACTTGATAAAGTGGAATTCGTCGGTGCACCAAAGGATGATCTCTTCGCTAAAGCGGCTCAGATGCATCATGATGGTGGACATGGCCGATAGAAACTCGATGGCGTAGTCCCGGTCGCTGACCCCGTCCATGCTGTTTTTAGTGATCTCCTTGAAATCCAGCAAGTGGGCAACCAGTTCCCGATCCAGATCGTAAGTGGTGGATGCCAGGGCGCTGGAACCAAGGGGCATGACATCGGTTCTCTTGTAACAGTCTTCCAATCGGCTCCGGTCTCGTTTGAACATCTCAAAGTAAGCGCTCAAATGGTGGGCCAGGGTTACCGGCTGGGCCTTTTGCAAATGGGTGTAGCCGGGAAGGATGGTCTCCAAATGTTCCTTTCCCAGATCCAGGAGGACCTGCTGAAGGTGTTGAAGCATCCCGTCCAGACGACGGATCTCTTCCTTGACGTACATTCTCAGATCCAAGGCCACTTGATCGTTTCGACTTCGTCCGGTATGGAGTTTCTTTCCCGTTTCACCAATGCGCTGGATCAGCAATTTTTCCACGTTCATGTGGATGTCTTCTGCAGATACGTCAAATTCGACCTTTCCGTCCTGGATGTCTTCCAGGATGGATTTCAATCCCAGAACGATCTCCTTGCTCTCCTGTTTCGTGAGGATCCCCTGTTTGCCCAACATGGTGGCGTGGGCAATGCTGCCTTGGATGTCGTAGGGGTAAAGCAGGTAGTCAAAGTGGATGGAGGAATTGAAATCATCGGTCATTTGGTTTGTTTCTTTGGTGAATCGTCCTCCCCACAGTTTCATTCTTCCACTTCCTCATACAACATGTTGTTTTTTTCTTTCATCAATGCGCGAACTTTCATGGGCAAACCGAAAAGCTTGATGAACCCTTCCGCATCTTTGTGATTGTATAATTCTCCGGTGCTGAAGCTGGAGATCTCCTCGTTGTAGAGGGAGAAGGGAGATTCGATCCCTGCTAGTACAAGATTACCCTTGTACAGCTTGAAACGAACGGTTCCGGTGATGATCTGCTGGGTTTCATCCACGAAAGCGCTTAGTGCCTCCCGCAGGGGTGTAAACCATTGTCCGTTGTATACCAGTTCGGAAAATTTGGTGGCAACGATCTGTTTGAAGGAATATGTCTCCTTGTCAAAACACAGATGCTCCAATTCCTGATGAGCTTTATAAAGAATTGTGCCGCCAGGCGTTTCGTAGATCCCTCGGGATTTCATGCCCACGACCCGGTTTTCGATCAGGTCGATGACGCCGATCCCGTGTTTTCCGCCGATGCTGTTCAAGGTTCGCAGGATGGAAGTTCCATCCATTTTCATGCCGTTGACGGCTACAGGGATGCCTTCTTCAAAATCAATGGATACGTATTCGCTTTCGTCGGGAGCTTCCTCCAAAGTGTTGCACATCTGCAGGATTTTTTTATGGTTGGGCTCGATGGCGGGATTTTCCAATTCAAGTCCTTCGTGGCTCAAATGCCACAGGTTTTTGTCCCGGCTATAGCTGGTATCCTTGTTCATGTTCAGCTTGATGTCGTGCATGATGCAATACTCGATGGCGTCTTCCCGGGACTTGATGTCCCAGATCCGCCAGGGAGCGATGATCTTCAAATGGGGTGCCAGAGCAGTGATGGTCAATTCAAATCGGACTTGGTCGTTGCCTTTGCCGGTGGCTCCGTGGCAAATGGCTTCTGCGCCTTCTTTTAAAGCATAATGGACCAGACGCTCTGCAATGAGGGGACGTGCGATGGACGTTCCCAGCAAGTATTTGTTTTCATAGACCGCACCGGCTTTCATGGTGGGGATCACATAGTCGTTGACAAAAATATCGGTGACGTCGTCGATGTAAAGCTTGCTGGCGCCGGATTCCAGGGCCCGTTCTTCCAGTCCTTCCGTTTCCGATCCCTGTCCCACATCGATGCAGACGGCGATGACTTCGTAATCGTAGTTTTCCCGAAGCCAGGGTATGATGGTGGTGGTATCCAATCCACCGGAATAAGCCAATATTACTTTTTTCTTCATTTTTATTTACCTCCATGAGTTCTTGATAGAATACGAATAATTATACGATAAAGATGAATAATATGCAAGTGTATTGAAAAAAATACTTGAAAATACAAAGACATCTATGTATAATTATGTGAAGTCGATAGACAACAGATCGACTTTATACGGGTATGACCCCTGCTACACATGCTATTATAACGGAAACTTGGATATTTATATAGTAGTAATGAATAAAAATAATGAAAGAAATGAGGAATATCATGATAAAAGCAAGCGTCGTCGGCGCATCGGGATATGTAGGCCAGGAATTGATCCGGTTGTTGTGGGGACACCCTCAGGTGGAGATCGTCCACATCACATCCACCAGCAAGGTGGGGGAGGCCTTCCATCACATGTATGGAAATTACAAGGACATCT encodes the following:
- a CDS encoding DUF2284 domain-containing protein: MNVLEEAKKLFQNCDELPREAVILNPEVRDMCESNTCGQYGRNWACPPALAPLDEIKEKFDKFSNFIMLSQIYELEDSMDFEGMTEGIKDFQERLVKLNKELKGSGTPYLILGAGGCSLCAKCTYPEQPCRRPDDMIISLEAYGIEVIKVMKDNGLKYNNGPNTMTYMGGVLY
- the argH gene encoding argininosuccinate lyase, translating into MKLWGGRFTKETNQMTDDFNSSIHFDYLLYPYDIQGSIAHATMLGKQGILTKQESKEIVLGLKSILEDIQDGKVEFDVSAEDIHMNVEKLLIQRIGETGKKLHTGRSRNDQVALDLRMYVKEEIRRLDGMLQHLQQVLLDLGKEHLETILPGYTHLQKAQPVTLAHHLSAYFEMFKRDRSRLEDCYKRTDVMPLGSSALASTTYDLDRELVAHLLDFKEITKNSMDGVSDRDYAIEFLSAMSTIMMHLSRFSEEIILWCTDEFHFIKLDDAYSTGSSIMPQKKNPDIAELVRGKTGRVYGHLLGLLTTMKGIPLAYNKDMQEDKEAIFDAVNTLSMCLPVFTDMINTMQVDKDAMYQGTKTAFTNATDAADWLVKKGLPFREAHAIIGNLVLTCIEKEKNIEDLTMEELKEISSEFDESLYEAITIEACVHQRKNIGGPAPDTMKVILEEYEEYLKKPFLSI
- a CDS encoding argininosuccinate synthase translates to MKMKKKVILAYSGGLDTTTIIPWLRENYDYEVIAVCIDVGQGSETEGLEERALESGASKLYIDDVTDIFVNDYVIPTMKAGAVYENKYLLGTSIARPLIAERLVHYALKEGAEAICHGATGKGNDQVRFELTITALAPHLKIIAPWRIWDIKSREDAIEYCIMHDIKLNMNKDTSYSRDKNLWHLSHEGLELENPAIEPNHKKILQMCNTLEEAPDESEYVSIDFEEGIPVAVNGMKMDGTSILRTLNSIGGKHGIGVIDLIENRVVGMKSRGIYETPGGTILYKAHQELEHLCFDKETYSFKQIVATKFSELVYNGQWFTPLREALSAFVDETQQIITGTVRFKLYKGNLVLAGIESPFSLYNEEISSFSTGELYNHKDAEGFIKLFGLPMKVRALMKEKNNMLYEEVEE
- the gltX gene encoding glutamate--tRNA ligase, producing MVRVRFAPSPTGYVHIGSLRTALYNYLYAKKMGGSYILRIEDTDQKRFVEGSMENLIGCLEKTGILHDEGPTYVDGELVENGDFGPYIQSDRLDLYKEHLRVLLEEGHAYPCFCSKERLEEVREAQRQQNLTPKYDGHCRNLSREEAQDRIMNGEEFVIRLKMPVNEEITFFDEVRGQVTINSDEVDDQVLIKSDGFPTYHFAVVVDDHLMGITHVIRGEEWLPSTPKHVLLYQAFGWEQPTYVHLPNILNADKKKLSKRQGDVAVEDFLAKGYLPEALVNYIALLGWSPDTNEEIFSMDELVQHFDLKRVNKSGAVFDVKKLKWMNGEYIRKMPMDVLVDKTLPYMVQSGYVSAEDGEKNRDHLEKIVDTFVEKMDTLADIKEELENIFVYRLEESPEVEEMLQLDTTSLLVKAALKKMEDAENFEPDTLKKIFKEIQKEEGIKGKNLFMPARIIATGQMHGADLMKIMSILGKEEVMDRFRRFI